The sequence AACAAGGTGCTTGCACTATTTTTACCCTGCCCCAGTTTTTCAACAGCATATGGAAATTACTGAAAAGAGATTTATATTCATAAACCTTCACCCCAAATCCACTCCACCACACAGCCCAACTGGTGCACACATACTGCTCTGGCTTTTGGCAACAatgggaaagaaggggaagacAAGGGAGGAAGACTTTGCCAAaggagaaaatctagaaaaaatgtagGTTCTTTCCCAgattccccttcttccttctattTGCTTTCAAGCAAAAATAGTTTTGTCAGAGTTTGCACCTTCTGCACAATAttggtagggggaaaaaaagtgaaccTTTCTCAACCACTGCTACTCTCTCGCGCGTTATTCCAGCCATCTCCAGGAAGTCCCTTCTACATagactctctttttcttccttgcaaCTGATAAGAGGAGAGGATAAAGAAGAAGGGGGCTGTAAAATATGTGTGAGCATTTGACTTCTACTATCTCCTCCTATTTTCTTACTTCTCTCTTACCCCCTTTCTTTATCAAGTGCAGCGGTGGCTGCTACTGTCTGCCAAGCATGCCTGTCTTCTCTCTGGGATTGGCTAAAGCACTGACAGCTCGGAAAGCGATTGTAGGAACTGAAGCTCCACCCCCCTCATGATGGCCCTGGACCATTCATAAACTAAATAACTCCAGGAAAcagcaaggcagagagagagagagagagagagagagagagagagagagaagaagaagaagaagaagaagaagaagaagaagaagaagaagaagaagaagaagaagaaggaggaggaggaggaggaggaggaggaggagaggaggggggaggaggagagagagggagagagagaaaaggagggaggagagagaaaaagagggagggagagggaaaaggagagagacgtcggaggggaggagggagagacgaCTCAGAAAGTGGAATCTGCACAGGCAACCtaaagggggaggagaagaaaaacccTTGAATCCTTATAACTAAACCCCAGATGCAACGCAAGCAACGACTTCGTCACACTAGAATAGATTCTGTGAGGGCCAAAATTATAAATTACGAAGCAGAAATGAATATCAAACAACTTCCAGCGGTTTGCACCTAGAGAAAGACAAGAAGCAACCactgcaaacaaacaaacccagtcCAAACAACGCCTCCagtaggaaaagaggaaaaccGCTACGACACGACCCCCTGAGAAGAGAGCAGACCGTCAAGCTGAGAGCGCGGGGCGTCTGCAAACCTCCAAGTGTGCCGCGGACAGAGCTGCAGTCGCTGCTCTCAGGACCTTAATTACGGCCTTCACCTTCCATTTGGGGGAGGGTGAGGAGAAAGGCACTCACCTACGCTGAGTGAAGAAGTACCAGCGTGGGAGAGAAGTTTAAGAATGAAACACTGAATGTTtcgcttttatttttaaattggcttgGGCACTTAAAAGACCTCATTTCCAGATTTCTTGGGCAATCTCGGCTGTAGACATCTAAGCCTAACCTCTTGGTAACCTGAATTTTTCTCTcggcccctctcctcccccctccccttcatcTCTCTCACAGCacatctttattttacatatcAAGCAAAAAGGTCCCAGCAGGtacttttcttcttcaaagaTTGCCATCCCCCCTTATTtcgggaaaagaaaaaaggtttctaaagaggggaaagaaaaagcaaggcGGCTGTCGCATCAGCCGGTCAGTCCAGGTGGAAAACAAGAGTGAAAGTGGGGCCAGGGGAAGCGCGACGCCTCTTTCGCCAGCCGCAGGGCCACCACCACTGCGTGAGCCTTGGATCCCTCAACGTACTGCGAGACGCCGGTGTACAGCCCGGACCTGTGCCCCAACATGATCGCCGCTCAGGCCAAGCTGGTTTACCAGCTCAATAAATACTACACCGAGCGCTGCCAAGCACGCAAGGCGGCCATCGCCAAGACCATCCGAGAGGTCTGTAAGGTGGTCTCGGACGTGCTCAAGGAGGTGGAGGTACAGGAGCCTCGCTTCATCAGCTCCCTGAGCGAGATCGATGCCCGCTACGAGGGGCTGGAGGTCATCTCGCCCACAGAATTCGAGGTGGTGCTCTACCTAAACCAGATGGGCGTCTTCAACTTCGTGGACGACGGCTCCCTGCCCGGCTGCGCAGTGCTCAAACTGAGTGATGGGCGGAAGCGGAGCATGTCTCTCTGGGTCGAGTTCATCACGGCGTCCGGCTACCTCTCGGCGCGAAAGATCCGCTCACGTTTCCAGACCCTGGTGGCTCAGGCGGTGGACAAGTGCAGCTACCGGGATGTGGTCAAGATGATCGCAGACACCAGCGAGGTCAAGTTGCGCATCAGGGAGCGCTACGTGGTGCAAATCACTCCGGCGTTCAAGTGCACCGGTATCTGGCCTCGCAGCGCGGCGCAGTGGCCTATGCCCCACATCCCCTGGCCTGGCCCCAACCGGGTGGCGGAGGTCAAGGCCGAAGGGTTCAACTTGCTGTCGAAGGAGTGCTACTCCCTGACCGGCAAGCAGAGCTCCGCGGAGAGCGATGCCTGGGTGCTACAGTTCGGGGAGGCTGAGAACCGCCTGCTGATGGGCGGCTGCCGAAACAAGTGTCTCTCGGTGCTGAAGACGCTGCGGGACCGCCACCTGGAGCTGCCAGGCCAGCCGCTCAATAACTACCACATGAAGACGCTGCTGCTGTACGAGTGCGAGAAGCACCCGCGGGAGACGGACTGGGACGAGGCGTGCCTGGGCGATCGGCTCAACGGCATCCTGCTGCAGCTCATCTCCTGCCTGCAGTGCCGCCGCTGCCCTCACTACTTTCTGCCCAACCTCGACCTTTTCCAGGGCAAGCCCCATTCGGCCCTGGAGAGCGCTGccaagcagacctggaggttggcCAGGGAAATTCTCACCAATCCCAAAAGCCTGGACAAACTATAGGGTGCTGGGGACTGCTTGAAAAGCGACACAGACCGGAATGCTCTctaacacacaacacacacaactCAGCGACCAAAGGCAGAAACTCCGGACACAAACTTTTATGTAAGCCACCTGAAAGAAACAGGAAGCAGGCACAAGACCTTCGTTAattaacaagcaaacaaaaagagagCAGACCAACCAACCAAAATAAATCACATTCTTGCACAAAAGTGATCGTTTTTCTTCCAAACAATGTGAATTTAAAAGGTCACACAAAAGAAGCAATCGGGCTTTGCCACCACAAAATGAAACCCAAGGTACATTTTCAAATCAATGTATAGtagtttctcctcttttccttcgctccctttctcctttctcctctctcatctttctttccctctccctctccctctcatttcattttgttttgggttGCCTGAATGTTGTCACCAAGtgagaaaaagtatttaattatatgtaaaatttctcttttaaaaaaagttttgctgATGTTAAATGTATCTCAGTGCCAATGTCAGATTGTGCCCCTCCCTTTCTTGcacccctaccctcaccctaaGCAGTCTTGttgaaaacagtaataaaaatattactttacatTGTAATTGACTGTGGATTATTCTTAAATGAAGGCAGAGGAGATCACAATTTATAATTTACAATGTAAAGATATGAACTTCAGGAACTAAATGCAAAGCTTTCACTGGAACTCTAATTTGCCAAATTTACAAATAtagtccttttttaaatttttttgccaATTTAAGCTTACAAGTCCCCCCcatatttggaaaagagaaagtattAATTTTACTCGACTATAATATTTTACTTGTTCTGTAAATTTTGAAGTTTAAAGTAATATCTTTGTTCAcacttgaaaaaaagattttgatctttatgttttagaaaaaaattatttcacttaaaaattaagagatttgCTTTCTTATGccgtaattttaaaaaatccactccGAGtctcaaaaataaaggcaatCTTCATGGATCTTTTCTGAATAGTTAACATGATTGGTTGATacttttctttcaattatttgTCCTCTTCGAgattaaataatgaaaacttaTCAATTAAATCAACCAtaccaaaaagggaaaaaaaaaatggttatagCAACATTCCTTTTTCCCAGCAAATGGTGATATGAACAATCCAGATTTATAAActacttcaattttttaaggtttagttACAAATGACATAactatgatcatttttttaaatcaaattcccAGAATTATTTCAGAAGGTGCTTATAGATAATTGAAACAAGAAAGGTTTTGATACCATTTTTATAACTAAAGAAAATTAGTTTCAAGGATTTACAAACAGCAAAAGTATATTACTCCTGCTTTTCTAAGTTAACAATCCAATGTACTTGTTTCAACACTTCAACTAATtaacaaagatttctttttaatacaaggaaataaatgaataaaaataaaataattagtaaaactGAAAGTATCCCAAAGGAACTGGTTTGGTTTGTCTTCTTCATATTGTCTTTAGTATACTCCATTAGATATGCTAATGATGAGGCACAGGTAGAGAATACATGTCAGATATTACCCTttaatacttaaattttattctttgaattactcagcttttaattttttgaaaaatccatTAATGAGATATGTagacaaaaatgttctaaaaaggaattttaaagatCTGAGGAAGAAGTTTGTGTCGGGGAGGGAGTGTATGGACAGATGATCCACAGGACAGCATAGATGGATGAGAAACAAGAAAGGTACTGAGGGATCTGATGCCTAGTTCACTTGACAAAAGAGGCTTAAGTTCTCAGATTCCTTGGTAAAAATTCcagtaaaaatagttttgttttagaaatataaactTTGATCTTATCAGTTCTGAAATAATCTCTACTCTTTCAACCTACACTGTATCTTTTTCTGATCTCTCTTCCTGTAGATGTAAAACAAACTCACTGTAATACTAAGTGGTTCAGAcaaatatactgatttttttaaataataaaaatgaactactcTCTGGGGAAAATGTTCTGATTTTTAGGAACATTTTCAAAGCAAGTAGAAGGTGCTCACATTGACAAAGAAATGATTTAAGGGCACGGTGTTtagtttaaaagataaaaatgacaacttaaaaatgaccttttttttttcttatgcatgCAAGTATTTATAGCATTAGACACTATCTCCCTCCAATGATCCCAGGAAGAAGTCTTTAAGTTCTGACAAGAACAACAATTCcccaaattcagtattttttcccCTACCTCATTTAATGCAGGTATCaccaacaaaaaaggaaaaacacaacaCAAGTGTCCTCATTTACGAAATACCTTAAAGCCCCAATGtctatacaaaataaaaaattcttccagtaactgaaaaattttaagaataattttaaattagcaAAACTTTGATTTCTATAACATTAGGCAGGTTGCAGTGTACAAGACAAATGCTGTAAATAGGCTAAAAGATCTTTGTATTACACAAGTAgtaggggaaaaataaatttaatgatgCTGCACAGAATAAAATCAGAGAGAAATAAAGGGTATAACTTCTCTCAAAGAGAGTAAATAACTGTAAAGAGCCTTACTGCAAAGACTGGCAGAAATCCTAATCTTGAGAACAATTACATTAGGcacttttaaattacattatattttagaTTCTATGCCGCATATGTCCAAAAGCATAATAGAATATTCTGAATTAAATTTTAGCCTCTCAAACATACGAAGTACCATAAATTAGAGAGTTTAGGTAATTTTGGTTACCTTCAtttcctaaagaaatgaaaatacaatttcaGACATTACAGCCAGGTAACAAAGTAGGAAATTTTTCCAGTTGATGTAATTTCACAATTAAAGTTTTCTCTACAGTGAATTAGCTGAATTATTGAGATCAAAACAGTCCCAACACAGCCTTCCTTTCATACAGCCTACCAAATCCTATCTTAAAAAAGGCAGCAATTCTGAAATGAAGTGCTAGAAACACAAGTAAGACAAGGGATGATTTGTTtgtaaagttttaaataaaattgtaacatTTTCATCAATGATTGCTTTGAAATACTTCTAAATCactaaaatttaataattcaCATGATTACAAAACCAAAGAATTTCCCACCAATAAACTCAAAATATGTGTGTAAAAACCAGCTATcagactataaaataaataattccatttttaagccACTTCTCTCTACAGGTTGCTTATTTTGCTCCTTTTAAAAGAGACTGTTTCCTATCAGAACAAATTCTACCTTCACTTTCATGAAATAAACCTAGCTTTGGCTTTATGGCTGTGCCACAAATGTTTCTTAGTAAAATAAAGTTGCCAAGGTCTAAGAAGTaatcagaaatacattttaaaggggaaattacattttcatttaagaataGGAAATTATGCAGTGCCTTGTAAAATCGACTATAGGTAATGGGAAACAGaggtatcacacacacacaagacatgCTTGCGTGCACAACAGAGTAGTAAGTCATGAGGACAAAGCAAGGAGAGTGATATATTGGTAttatatccagaaaatataaaggcTAAACAAAATAATTCCACCCTCAACCTCACTGAATTTTGTAGCTTAATTCACCCTGGACCCTTTGtggcaaaatatatttatggacGATATTCCCTGTGGTTCTCCTCCAACCCCAGAATGAGCTAATGATAAACGCAATTAAGTGGAAATTGTTTTTGAATCTAAATGAACTTCAATAATCTAACTAGCTGGTAAGGGAATCATAAGCTAAAGATCGCTGCCTTGCATATAGGCAGAAGCAATTCAGCAAGAAATTCAAACCAAGTCTGTCAGATTTTATCAGTGCCAATACTACCCAACAGCAGCCCACCATcccatcaaaagaaaagaaagcttaaaagGGAAACCCACTCCTCATCTTCTCACCTTGGGGTCGATTTTCTTGAAGTTAGAGTCCTCTTCATCCACCTCAAAATAGAGTTCGGAGGAGGTGACAGAAAGAGTGCCCTTTACTACAATAGAGGGGGCCACAAGCTGAGCCGGTGTGCTCAGGCTAACAGGACCTGCCAAAAGCAAAAGACAAGCCACACAAATTGgaatgacatttttcaaaaaaatctaatagattcaagcagaaattttatttttaaattatcacctCTAGCACCAAACTGTCTGCCAGATTGTCTACACTTAGAAATTCTGTGAACCCCAAATCTTCCTCTGAAAATGCAGAGTTATTAGGATTCTCCTACTAAGAGATTTATAGTAGAAGGTTCATGGTAACAGTAAACTAGGCTGCAATTATTTTACAGGGAGTCTGCAAAGCTTTGGTCTTATCTCCTAGTAAGAAGGTGGCTCTGCCTAAATAAGTCCTTCCACATTCCATTTAGAAAACAAGCCCCAGGCTATCAAACAACATGGAACAACCACCAGGAGCAAGGAAGACTCAATAGGCTTCCAAGGCCAGAGGTTAGCTTAGTTTGGCTGAAGCATGATTACAAGAAAGATCACTAGCTTATTAGTGAAGTGAGAAACGTTACACCATATTCTCTGATAAAGATTTTGTGCCAGGTTGACACAAAACCTCTTCTATAACAACTTTACCCCATGAAAGATTGgtaaaaatacttcttttctaAGCCTGCCTTTCCACTGTTAAATATTGTTCAATGCTTCCAAATCTAATATTAGTGTAGTTCAGGGACTCTGGGAGTAAACAGCTGGAGGGTGGGTTTCCAAGTGAATGAATTTTTATTGGAATAATCAAATCTCCACAGGGCTTATCAAAGAGACAAATCAGCCTGCTACTGAAAACAATAGATTCACTACAAATAGAACAGCATAAAGTATATTAAAGCTAAACCTAAAATAAAggactaaaaataataattgcatatatatatatatatattatataaataagtatatatttatgtagaaaGACAAAGAGTAAGAATTTGAAATCCCATGCCAGTTCTTGACTGTACAAATCCTATAAGtgaagaaaacagcaaaagaagaTTGGCACTTATAGTTCTGAATTAATATAGTGCCTATAAACATGGTACACCTATTCAGGTAATCAATGGGTGAATAAGTGTTTCAAAATTCAGATGAATCGACATTTCCATCGATTGTTAGAGGATGCTGGTCCTTAATCTCACATCAATCTTAATGTGTGCCAGTAGGACAATAGAAGGGATGCTCTGTGGAGATCAGAGCAGGTTTTGCCCTCTATTCCCAATGTACAAATACATTGTGTTTGCAGATGGGCAGCAGATAGCTGCAGAACAGCCATGATTTCCCAAAGCTCATCCCTATAAATGGATGAAATAAGCAGCTATGTGTTCTTTTGCTGTCTCCTTTGCCCTCTGTACATTAGCATGTAATCCtgagaagaaataacattttttcaatCACTCTCAGACATTCAATTACAGGGTAAGCAGACAGCTGCAGgagctagggcagcccaggtccTACAGAAGACCCCTGACAATTTCCACTTCATTTCTAACCCACACCAC is a genomic window of Vulpes vulpes isolate BD-2025 chromosome 10, VulVul3, whole genome shotgun sequence containing:
- the MAB21L2 gene encoding protein mab-21-like 2 yields the protein MIAAQAKLVYQLNKYYTERCQARKAAIAKTIREVCKVVSDVLKEVEVQEPRFISSLSEIDARYEGLEVISPTEFEVVLYLNQMGVFNFVDDGSLPGCAVLKLSDGRKRSMSLWVEFITASGYLSARKIRSRFQTLVAQAVDKCSYRDVVKMIADTSEVKLRIRERYVVQITPAFKCTGIWPRSAAQWPMPHIPWPGPNRVAEVKAEGFNLLSKECYSLTGKQSSAESDAWVLQFGEAENRLLMGGCRNKCLSVLKTLRDRHLELPGQPLNNYHMKTLLLYECEKHPRETDWDEACLGDRLNGILLQLISCLQCRRCPHYFLPNLDLFQGKPHSALESAAKQTWRLAREILTNPKSLDKL